Proteins from one Bacteroides mediterraneensis genomic window:
- a CDS encoding helix-turn-helix domain-containing protein, with the protein MGKILTKNDKEIIDFFNRIQDLKEILKSLKTYQLRSLQNEQYITDSELAEKLKLSKRTLSEYRCNGILPYYQIGKKILYKESDIEELLAKNRTNIFGTQF; encoded by the coding sequence ATGGGAAAAATACTGACAAAAAATGATAAAGAAATCATCGATTTCTTTAACCGAATCCAAGATTTAAAGGAGATTTTAAAATCACTTAAAACTTATCAATTGAGAAGTCTCCAAAATGAACAGTATATAACAGACTCTGAACTTGCGGAAAAATTAAAACTTTCAAAACGTACTTTATCCGAATACAGGTGTAATGGAATATTACCTTATTATCAAATTGGTAAAAAAATTCTTTATAAAGAAAGTGATATTGAAGAGTTATTAGCTAAGAACCGGACAAACATATTCGGCACCCAATTTTAA
- a CDS encoding PRTRC system protein E, whose translation MFFQSIYQMITAGTDLNINIRKVDNSLSVAVMPRRNSLKEDTRQNMVPLVVNGTPTELDMGFLQTILQPIQKVQGLLANAENFEKQAEKATSQAKSSKAPTVPAESKEAKEKREKMEKLLKKADDATAAKRFSEAMTWLKQARVLASAEKQKEIDTRMQEVQKQASEGSLFGMAEEPAPVIPQPQGSMNGQPQPGIQTSIFPEQQTHTMNPEPVMQSAPQQIPQEMPQPVYGTNGAYIQPAPNRPVMQGTGMPQGATMQPYPQQQAYQPETAPYPQQQVRQPTNGHIPNGTVQVQNGNGREYQTAPATHETFCFDPEDENDRELLKEDPYAEYPDFPAEYRMKDEAQVEMVYC comes from the coding sequence ATGTTTTTTCAATCAATTTATCAGATGATTACAGCAGGAACGGATTTGAATATCAATATCCGTAAAGTGGACAACAGCCTGAGCGTAGCAGTCATGCCAAGGCGGAACAGTCTGAAAGAGGATACGCGGCAGAACATGGTGCCGCTGGTAGTGAACGGAACACCGACAGAACTGGATATGGGTTTCCTGCAGACCATACTCCAACCGATACAGAAGGTACAGGGACTGCTTGCCAATGCGGAAAATTTCGAGAAACAGGCAGAAAAGGCTACATCACAGGCCAAATCATCCAAGGCTCCAACAGTACCAGCCGAATCAAAGGAAGCCAAGGAAAAACGGGAAAAGATGGAAAAGCTCCTCAAAAAGGCTGATGATGCAACTGCCGCAAAAAGGTTCTCCGAAGCAATGACATGGCTGAAACAGGCACGGGTTCTGGCTTCTGCCGAAAAACAGAAGGAGATTGATACCAGGATGCAGGAAGTACAGAAACAGGCCAGCGAAGGAAGTCTGTTCGGTATGGCAGAGGAACCGGCGCCGGTAATTCCCCAACCACAAGGCAGCATGAACGGTCAGCCACAGCCCGGTATACAAACAAGCATATTCCCGGAGCAGCAGACCCATACTATGAATCCTGAACCTGTCATGCAGTCTGCTCCACAACAGATTCCACAGGAAATGCCTCAACCGGTATATGGAACGAACGGAGCATATATCCAACCTGCTCCAAACCGCCCCGTAATGCAAGGAACAGGTATGCCGCAAGGAGCTACAATGCAGCCCTATCCGCAGCAGCAGGCTTACCAGCCTGAGACGGCTCCTTATCCACAACAACAGGTACGGCAGCCGACAAACGGCCATATACCGAACGGAACAGTACAGGTACAGAACGGAAACGGACGGGAATACCAGACTGCGCCGGCTACACATGAGACATTCTGCTTCGATCCGGAAGACGAGAATGACAGGGAACTTCTAAAAGAGGACCCGTATGCGGAATATCCGGATTTTCCGGCTGAATACCGTATGAAGGACGAGGCACAGGTAGAAATGGTATACTGCTGA
- a CDS encoding helix-turn-helix domain-containing protein has translation MSYIDNEILERLIGTMVEGFARIEKKLDQMNRLKECMNGDKLLDNVDLAELLGVSQRTLARYRQEGKIKYYSVEKNGKSFYLASEIQSFLLQRGKNIVNNK, from the coding sequence ATGTCATATATAGATAATGAGATACTCGAAAGACTGATAGGAACCATGGTAGAGGGGTTTGCCCGCATTGAAAAGAAACTGGACCAGATGAACCGTTTGAAAGAATGTATGAACGGGGATAAACTTCTTGATAATGTGGATCTGGCAGAACTCCTTGGTGTGTCACAAAGAACTCTGGCACGTTACAGGCAAGAGGGAAAGATTAAATATTACTCGGTGGAAAAGAACGGGAAATCATTCTATCTCGCCTCAGAGATACAGAGTTTCCTGCTCCAGCGAGGTAAGAATATAGTAAATAATAAGTAG
- a CDS encoding PRTRC system ThiF family protein, which translates to MKKIHFTDRYLLNPRHPVTVFVIGAGGTGSQVITNLARMSMALQALGHPGLHVTVFDPDTVSQANIGRQLFSETELGLNKAVSLVTRINRFFGYTWTAEAQCFPTRNFSEDSTANIIITCTDNIRSRLTLWKFLKKVRKENFSDHSAPIYWMDFGNSQTKGQVIIGTVREKVLQPSSQEYIPMPKMNVITEEVDYAKIKEKESGPSCSLAEALEKQDLFINSTLAHIGCDLLWKMFKEGKTLYRGVYVNLETLKVTAIPV; encoded by the coding sequence ATGAAAAAAATACATTTTACCGACCGCTACCTGCTCAATCCGCGTCATCCAGTAACAGTATTCGTCATCGGAGCCGGAGGTACAGGCTCACAAGTGATAACCAATCTGGCACGCATGAGCATGGCACTTCAAGCATTGGGCCATCCGGGACTGCATGTCACCGTATTCGATCCCGACACAGTAAGCCAGGCCAATATAGGACGCCAGCTTTTCAGTGAAACAGAACTGGGACTAAACAAAGCCGTATCACTAGTCACACGCATCAACCGTTTCTTCGGATACACATGGACTGCCGAAGCGCAATGTTTTCCTACCAGGAATTTTTCTGAAGACAGCACAGCAAATATCATCATAACCTGTACGGACAATATACGTTCACGTCTTACGCTTTGGAAGTTCCTGAAGAAAGTCCGCAAAGAAAACTTCAGTGACCATTCGGCTCCCATATACTGGATGGATTTCGGGAACAGCCAGACAAAGGGACAGGTCATCATCGGGACGGTACGTGAGAAAGTTCTCCAGCCTTCTTCACAGGAATATATTCCCATGCCTAAAATGAATGTCATCACTGAGGAAGTGGACTATGCAAAAATCAAGGAAAAGGAATCGGGGCCGAGCTGTTCTCTGGCAGAAGCCCTGGAAAAACAGGATCTGTTCATTAATTCCACACTGGCACATATCGGATGTGATCTGCTCTGGAAAATGTTCAAGGAAGGAAAGACACTGTATCGCGGTGTCTATGTCAATCTGGAGACATTGAAAGTGACCGCAATCCCGGTATAA
- a CDS encoding helix-turn-helix domain-containing protein: MEIVNIEAKTFQEMLDALFNLEKEINLLRNQHPNCQLNEWLDNQEVCEILNISLRTLQYLKNRGNITFTQIGRKTYYHKQEVMNLIKGQQYGKNTDKK; encoded by the coding sequence ATGGAAATAGTCAATATTGAAGCAAAAACATTTCAAGAAATGCTAGATGCATTATTTAATCTAGAAAAAGAAATCAATTTATTGCGAAATCAACACCCTAATTGTCAGCTAAATGAATGGTTAGATAATCAAGAAGTATGCGAAATACTAAATATTTCACTCAGAACATTACAGTACTTAAAGAACCGTGGGAATATTACATTCACTCAAATTGGCCGCAAAACGTACTATCATAAACAAGAAGTCATGAATCTAATTAAGGGACAGCAATATGGGAAAAATACTGACAAAAAATGA
- a CDS encoding PRTRC system protein C translates to MALEIKGMKRVFKMKKNSQEIVLDDPNVNMSPAEVMDFYSMNYPELTTATVHGPEIEDDRAVYEFKTTIGVKG, encoded by the coding sequence ATGGCACTGGAAATTAAAGGAATGAAAAGAGTATTCAAGATGAAGAAGAACAGTCAGGAAATCGTACTGGACGATCCGAACGTAAACATGTCTCCGGCTGAAGTGATGGACTTCTATTCAATGAACTATCCAGAACTGACCACCGCGACCGTACACGGACCGGAAATCGAAGACGACCGGGCGGTATATGAATTCAAGACAACCATCGGAGTAAAAGGGTAA
- a CDS encoding site-specific integrase codes for MAREERETMSILFFIKKTKLLKNGEAPICLRLTLNKQIAEIRIKRSILVNRWSPAKGCALGKDRVARELNSYLEAIRLKMHQIHRELVLDMSTPVTANAIINRYCGNDVKMLLEVFEDHNDKCRALIGKEYVEGTVRKFDTTLLYLKQFLKQRYRKDDIPLPEINQEFVRDFEFFLKTEKSCQNNSALKHIKNFRKVIRIAIGNDWIKRDPFFGLRFKAEEVNVDFLSNDELKRIRQKKITIPRLERIRDIFVFCCFTGLAFVDVSQLTAEDLIKDAQGNMWIRKMRQKTKEMCNIPLLSAAKEILEKYKDFASTNAKGLLLPVSSNQKTNAYLKEIADICGIKKKLTTHVARHTAATVVFLANRVSMENVAKILGHANLNMTRHYAKVLDQSILNDMENVERSFRQ; via the coding sequence ATGGCAAGAGAAGAAAGAGAAACAATGAGCATTTTGTTCTTTATTAAGAAGACAAAACTTCTAAAAAATGGTGAAGCACCAATTTGTTTGCGTTTGACATTGAATAAGCAAATAGCAGAGATCCGAATTAAACGCAGTATTTTGGTTAATCGTTGGAGTCCAGCTAAAGGGTGTGCTCTTGGAAAAGACAGAGTTGCAAGAGAACTGAATAGTTATCTTGAAGCTATCCGTTTAAAAATGCACCAGATACATCGAGAATTAGTTTTGGACATGTCTACTCCTGTTACAGCAAATGCTATAATAAATCGATATTGTGGTAATGATGTAAAGATGTTGTTGGAAGTTTTCGAAGATCACAATGATAAATGTCGTGCACTTATTGGTAAAGAATATGTGGAAGGGACGGTTAGAAAATTTGATACGACTTTGTTATATTTAAAGCAGTTTCTTAAACAGAGGTATCGTAAAGATGATATCCCCCTTCCCGAGATTAATCAGGAATTTGTTAGAGATTTTGAATTTTTCTTAAAGACCGAGAAGTCGTGTCAGAATAATTCAGCTCTTAAGCATATAAAAAATTTCCGGAAAGTAATACGTATAGCTATAGGTAATGATTGGATTAAAAGAGATCCTTTTTTTGGACTTCGTTTTAAAGCTGAAGAAGTTAATGTAGATTTTTTATCTAACGATGAATTGAAACGTATCAGACAAAAGAAAATAACGATACCAAGACTGGAGCGTATTCGTGATATTTTTGTGTTTTGTTGCTTCACGGGTTTGGCTTTTGTGGATGTTTCTCAATTAACTGCTGAGGATTTAATTAAAGATGCCCAGGGAAATATGTGGATTCGAAAAATGAGACAGAAAACGAAGGAAATGTGTAACATTCCTTTGCTTAGTGCTGCAAAAGAAATTCTAGAAAAGTATAAGGATTTTGCATCAACAAATGCTAAGGGGTTGTTATTGCCGGTCTCCAGTAATCAGAAAACCAATGCATATTTGAAAGAAATAGCTGATATTTGTGGTATAAAGAAGAAATTAACAACACATGTTGCACGGCATACAGCTGCTACAGTAGTCTTTTTGGCAAATAGAGTTTCGATGGAGAATGTTGCAAAGATCCTTGGACATGCCAATCTTAATATGACAAGACACTATGCGAAAGTTTTGGATCAGTCCATATTGAATGATATGGAAAATGTTGAACGGAGCTTTAGACAATGA
- a CDS encoding peptidase, producing the protein MYTTYGTGFGKFSQTYHIGTRKYGHKPGHQEQKEKKTPSSRKPHGFLNTRIPSIAPDLYVENDRDVTVNVTTKENLDFLYRSAMKYAQLLDVELPYHPTGRTSIREKICLLYNALDSIVSHHVNLELVGDRLQFCIYHFHEWPDYTLFLIPIDFTERLKGEIKRITLEFIRRFIKYHRMMDITDTPYFEMSEVCIDYVDFEQLDEEEKKDLYRKEKLFRSYEKGRIHRKLCRMYSRAFCRNLEEHIRNCNPSSNKEKRLLELITEGLSLIAKDSPYILNYDYDYASEKERDFEPPPLEYQILLTYSITDTVTKDMESCFSTDCQETYNQTPVSFTFITPETEKLFRPENYPERFSKWFEKFVEHVTYNL; encoded by the coding sequence ATGTACACAACTTACGGAACGGGCTTTGGAAAATTTAGCCAGACTTATCATATCGGAACTCGAAAATACGGACATAAGCCGGGGCATCAGGAGCAGAAAGAAAAGAAAACTCCCTCCAGCAGAAAGCCTCATGGTTTTCTGAACACGAGAATACCTTCCATCGCTCCCGACCTGTATGTGGAGAATGACAGGGATGTAACGGTAAATGTCACCACCAAAGAGAATCTTGATTTCCTGTACCGTTCAGCCATGAAATATGCGCAGCTCCTGGATGTGGAGCTGCCATACCATCCTACAGGCAGGACTTCCATAAGAGAAAAAATATGCCTGCTATATAATGCGCTGGATTCCATAGTATCTCATCATGTAAATCTGGAACTTGTCGGTGACAGGCTCCAGTTCTGTATCTATCACTTCCATGAATGGCCTGATTACACCCTGTTCCTGATACCGATAGATTTTACAGAAAGACTGAAAGGTGAAATCAAAAGGATCACACTGGAGTTCATCAGAAGGTTCATCAAGTATCACAGGATGATGGATATAACCGATACCCCTTATTTTGAAATGTCGGAAGTCTGTATCGATTATGTGGACTTTGAACAGCTTGATGAGGAAGAGAAAAAGGATTTGTACAGAAAGGAAAAGCTTTTCAGGTCATATGAGAAAGGGAGAATCCACAGGAAGCTGTGCCGGATGTACTCCAGAGCTTTCTGTAGGAATCTGGAAGAACATATCCGCAACTGTAATCCTTCCAGCAATAAGGAAAAAAGACTTTTGGAACTGATTACCGAAGGGCTGTCCCTGATTGCAAAGGACAGCCCTTATATCTTGAATTATGACTATGATTATGCAAGCGAAAAGGAAAGGGATTTCGAGCCACCACCACTCGAATATCAGATTCTGCTTACATATTCCATTACGGATACGGTTACCAAAGACATGGAAAGCTGTTTCAGTACTGACTGTCAGGAAACATATAACCAGACTCCCGTATCATTTACATTCATCACACCGGAAACTGAAAAACTGTTCAGACCAGAGAATTATCCGGAACGGTTCTCAAAATGGTTTGAGAAATTTGTAGAACATGTTACCTATAATTTATAA
- a CDS encoding PRTRC system protein B has protein sequence MNELTQNIQKMMVPKAAIIAYKYEDRRNSDTRYFIELRPIGKSGQMGAGIPVTYEFMNTLLESYTEEMSGIPAGRVPDNMLACNPRKGQEEYIWYNPPGKRQMFFHKDLNIQDGIFNLPGIVYHVKNGSMDVFAFKGKRPMETTPLFRAPFFNVTGSSVCLGSSSLEKPQNPTFLSLLEYWEKRFWLTEFSHLGGNVNPTVSNLVIVTENIRNNPFDMNELKPMNKKLKDILP, from the coding sequence ATGAATGAACTGACCCAAAATATTCAAAAAATGATGGTGCCGAAGGCGGCTATCATAGCCTACAAGTATGAAGACAGAAGAAATTCTGACACCAGGTACTTCATAGAATTGCGTCCCATCGGGAAAAGCGGACAGATGGGGGCAGGTATCCCCGTCACATACGAATTCATGAATACCCTGCTGGAATCCTACACGGAAGAAATGAGCGGGATACCGGCAGGAAGAGTCCCCGATAACATGCTGGCCTGCAATCCGAGAAAAGGACAGGAAGAATATATCTGGTACAATCCGCCCGGAAAGAGACAGATGTTCTTTCACAAGGATCTCAATATACAGGACGGCATATTCAATCTGCCGGGAATTGTTTATCATGTAAAAAACGGAAGCATGGACGTATTCGCCTTCAAGGGAAAACGTCCAATGGAGACGACTCCACTGTTCCGTGCCCCGTTCTTCAACGTGACCGGGTCAAGTGTCTGCCTTGGCAGCAGTTCTCTGGAAAAGCCACAGAACCCGACTTTCCTTTCCCTGCTGGAATACTGGGAAAAACGGTTCTGGCTGACTGAATTCTCCCATCTTGGAGGAAATGTCAATCCTACCGTTTCAAATCTTGTCATCGTCACCGAGAACATAAGAAACAATCCGTTCGATATGAACGAACTCAAGCCCATGAATAAAAAACTTAAAGACATACTTCCATGA